A single Streptomyces mirabilis DNA region contains:
- a CDS encoding Arc family DNA-binding protein — protein sequence MKHVNLRLPDDLHEQARAAAEADDRSLNSWLIAVVRRAVTSGKTPKRPEGDSATPAPPRGSGHSHQS from the coding sequence ATGAAACATGTGAACCTGAGACTCCCCGACGATCTGCACGAACAGGCCCGAGCCGCCGCCGAGGCCGACGACCGTTCCCTGAACTCCTGGCTGATCGCCGTCGTGCGACGCGCCGTCACGTCGGGCAAGACACCAAAACGCCCTGAAGGCGATTCGGCCACCCCTGCCCCGCCACGCGGGAGCGGGCATTCGCACCAGTCCTGA